A genomic stretch from Acidobacteriota bacterium includes:
- the atpH gene encoding ATP synthase F1 subunit delta, producing the protein MAPGGNPAGRFKTEEYRIMSMAIASRYAQALADALGPKGDFGQMQKELEDFAGIWRESDDLRQVLVSPTIPVEQKRSVLDIVIQKLGLSLMAGNFLRVLLVNYRMPLLKEVMGAFHKAANDRLGIVEVQVSCAQDLMPEEKEALRKKFAELTGRIVEMKFRREEKLLGGIQARVGSTIYDGSAQGYLDRLRGQLMST; encoded by the coding sequence ATGGCTCCAGGTGGAAATCCCGCCGGGCGGTTTAAGACGGAAGAATACAGAATTATGTCAATGGCCATTGCCAGCCGGTATGCGCAGGCTTTAGCGGATGCGTTGGGCCCGAAGGGTGATTTCGGCCAAATGCAAAAGGAGTTGGAAGATTTTGCCGGCATCTGGCGGGAAAGCGATGACCTGCGGCAGGTTTTGGTGAGTCCTACAATCCCGGTTGAGCAGAAGCGAAGTGTGCTGGATATTGTGATTCAAAAGCTTGGGCTTTCATTAATGGCCGGAAACTTTCTGCGGGTTTTGCTGGTGAACTACCGGATGCCGTTGCTGAAAGAAGTGATGGGGGCTTTCCATAAGGCTGCCAATGACCGGCTCGGAATCGTCGAGGTACAGGTCTCATGCGCTCAGGACCTGATGCCCGAGGAGAAGGAGGCGCTCCGGAAAAAGTTTGCAGAGTTGACCGGCAGGATTGTGGAAATGAAGTTTCGACGTGAGGAGAAGTTGCTTGGAGGCATTCAGGCGCGTGTCGGAAGCACGATTTACGATGGGTCCGCCCAGGGATACCTCGATCGTCTTCGCGGGCAGTTGATGTCCACTTAG